In a single window of the Diabrotica undecimpunctata isolate CICGRU chromosome 11, icDiaUnde3, whole genome shotgun sequence genome:
- the LOC140452613 gene encoding uncharacterized protein encodes MSSKSSRHTVTILLYIPMPLKMLMKLPKLTSIYTAELTAILNAINFVVENSIKNPVIITDFLSSVIALSNLYPCHPSLLLIKSALRQLQTMNINVNFVWIPSHIGIAGNEEVDSLAKLAISSPEAVEIRSIPI; translated from the coding sequence ATGTCCTCCAAGAGTTCAAGACATACAGTAACCATACtcttatatataccgatgcctctaaaaaTGTTAATGAAACTCCCTAAATTAACATCCATTTACACAGCCGAATTAACCGCTATTCtcaatgcaataaattttgtggtagaaaatagtatcaaaaaccCTGTCATTATTACGGATTTCCTAAGTTCTGTAATTGCCCTAAGTAACTTATATCCTTGTCATCCAAGTCTACTACTTATTAAATCAGCATTACGCCAACTGCAAACTATGAACATAAAtgtcaactttgtatggattCCTTCCCATATTGGAATTGCTGGTAACGAAGAAGTAGATTCCTTGGCAAAACTAGCAATCTCGAGTCCGGAAGCTGTAGAAATCAGAAGCATTCCCATCTAG